CTGCCGGCCATCGGGGCTGGCCTGGTGTGGGGCCCGGTCGCCATCTATTTCCTGGCCACGGGCGCGGTTGCCAAGGCACTGGTACTGGTCTTCGTCGGCGTGTTCGTCATCGGCCTGGTCGACAACATCCTGCGCCCGCTGCTGGTGGGCAAGGACACCAAGCTGCCCGACTACATCGTGCTCATCTCCACCATCGGCGGCATGGCGCTGTTCGGCCTCAACGGTTTCGTCATCGGGCCGGTGATCGCCGCCATGTTCATCTCGACCTGGGACATCTTCGCGTCGAGCCGCGACGATGCCCGCATGAATCCGCCCGATGCCGTCACGCTGGAGCCACCGCCGGCCGACCCGTCGACCACCAGGCGGTGAACACAAAGCTGTGATTTATTAACAAGGCGCTACAATTCGCGCCGCTCGCATCCGGCGGTCCCGGAGCGAGTCCGCTGGGGGTGTTGCACGGAGCCGGGTTCACCGGTTTCGTTCGACTGAGATAGTCCCTTGGAACCTGATTGAGGTAATCCTCGCGCAGGGAAAGCGTGTGCCGGACCGGCCCCTGTGCGCCCTCGCCTTCGATGTTTTTCGATGCCGGCGTGCCTTGGCGGCCGCTGTTTTTCCGTCGCTTGCCCCCCTGCCGACTTTCGTTCTGATCGAAGGCATGTGATGGCAGTTTCTTATTCGTTTCCCTCTTTCGTCCCGACGCCGCTGGCGCGTGCCGCCATGGCCGCACTCGCGCTGTCGGCGACCGGCGCGCTGGCCCAGCAAGCCCAGCCCGCAGGCAACACGCTCTCCACTGTCACCGTGGAGTCGTCCCGCACCGCGCCGCAGGCCGACGTGACCGGCTTCGGCGACATACCGCTGCGCGAGGTACCGGTGTCCGCCACTATCGTAGGCCAGGACCAGATCCAGGCCAGCGGCGCCCGGCGCCTGGCCGACCTGACCCGCTTCGACAGCTCGGTCACCGATGCCTACGACTCGCCCGGCTACTGGGATTTCGTCAGCGTGCGTGGCTTCGTGCTGGACAACCGCTTCAACTACCGCCGCGAAGGCCTGCCGATCAGCGCCGAGACCAGCGTTCCGCTCGACAACAAGGAACGCGTCGAGATCCTCAAAGGCACCAGCGGCATCCAGGCCGGCACCAGCGCGCCGGGTGGCCTGGTCAACTATGTGGTGAAGCGGCCGACGGAAAAGGACATTCGCGACGTGCGGGTGGAAGCCACCTCGCGCTCCAGCCTGCTGGGCGCCGTCGACCTGAGCAGCCGATTCGGCGAAGACCGCCAGTTCGGCCTGCGCCTGAACGTGGCGCAGGAGCGCCTGCGCCCACAGACCCGCAACCTAGACGGCGACCGCAGCCTGGCGTCGCTGGCCGCCGACTGGCGCATCGACCGCGACTCCCTGCTCGAAGCCGAGGTCGAATGGAGCCGCAAGTCGCAGCCCAGCCAGCAGGCCTTTAGCCTGTTGGGAAACAGCCTGCCTGCGCCGGTCAACCCCCGGCTGAACCTCAACAATCAGCCGTGGTCGCAGCCCTCCGTCTTCGAGGGCCTGACCGGCACCCTGCGTTACAGCCGCGCCATCTCCGGCGACTGGCGCTGGTCGGCGCAGGTCGGCCAGCAGCGGCTCAAGAGCCAGGACCGGCTCGCCTATGCCTTCGGCTGCGGCGCCGAGGGCAACTACGACCGCTTCTGCTCGGACGGCACCTACGACATGTACGACTTTCGCAGCGAGAACGAACGCCGGCTGCAGCAGGCCGCCAACCTTGGGCTGCAAGGCCGGCTCATGACCGGCACGGTGCGACACGACCTGTCGATCGGCCTTACCGCGAGCCGCGTGCGCAACCGCTTCCAGGACCAGGCCTACAACTACGTGGGCACCGGCAATGTCGACGGCAGCGCGGTCAATCCGGCCGACCCGACGCTGACCGACGCCAACACCAATCGCGACGAACATTCGCTGGAACTGTCGGTGCAGGACGCGATGCGCTGGACGCCGCGCTTTTCCACCTGGGCCGGGGTGCGCCAGACCCGGCTGTCGCGCGACAGCGTGCGCACCGATGGCAGCCGCCCCACCGGCTACACCCAAAACGTCACCACGCCCTGGCTGGCCGCCAGCTACGCCGTGCTGCCGGGCGCTCTCGCCTACACCAGCTTCGGCCAGGGCGTCGAGTCGCAGGTGGTGCCCAACCGCACCCAGTACACCAACGCGGGCGAAGCGCTGCCGGTGCTCAAGTCGCGCCAGTGGGAGCTGGGCCTGAAGGGTGGCGAGCGCAATTGGTCCTGGCAGACCGCGTACTTCCAGATCACCCGCCCGGTGAGCAACCTGGATGCCTGCGCCAATCTCGGCATCACGCCCTGCACCGGCGCCAACGACGGCGAAGCGGTGCACAAGGGATTCGAGGCCAACAGCCAGTGGAGCGATGGTCCATGGCGACTGGCCGGCGGCGTCACGTTGATCCACGCCGAGCGCCAGGGCAGCGTGCAGGATCCCACGCTCAACGGCAACCGCCCGGTCAACGTGCCGAAACAAGTCGTGCGCGCCCAGGCCGGGTGGAAGGTGCCCGGCCTCGAAGGCCTGGAGCTCAACGGCGGGCTGTCGTTCGAGGGACGCCGTGCCGTCACCGCCGACAACAGCATCGAGTTGCCGAGCTGGACCCGCCTGGACGCCGGCCTGCGCTGGGACCAGCGTACCGGAAGCGGCACGCTCGTCACCTGGACGGCCAACGTCGATAACCTTACCGACCACCGTTACTGGCGCGAATCGCCCACGCAGTTCGGCCACATCTACCTGTTCCCCGGTGCCGCGCGTACTTTTCGCGTCGGCATGAGGGCATCGTTCTAAGACCCTGTTTTTTCTGTATATAATTTGAGGCTGTTCCTCGATAGCTCAGTCGGTAGAGCGCCGGACTGTTAATCCGTAGGTCCCTGGTTCGAGCCCAGGTCGAGGAGCCAGATTTCATCATGCTGTCAGGTGTCGGATTTCACTTGGCAGCCGTCACTTCGGTGGCGTGCCGTATACCGTTCCTCGATAGCTCAGTCGGTAGAGCGCCGGACTGTTAATCCGTAGGTCCCTGGTTCGAGCCCAGGTCGAGGAGCCACCCCAAAAAGGTTCGCAGTATTAGCTGCGAACCTTTTCTTTTTGGCGAGCCGGATCTTGGCGCGTTCCCATTGGCTCGGGCTTAGAGGCCAGCCATACCTGCCGATCGTCTTGATCGCCCTGGTCGCTTCACGGGCCGATCGCTGCGAAGCGCTGCCGAAGTGTCCGCAGCGATCCAGCCAGCCCGGCCCGCACTCACGAACGATCGGCCTCCAAGGCAAGCAGTTCACGACGATCGCGCGCGGGAGGCGCTGGGCTTTCGCCATCCCGCCGGAAATGGTCGATCAGCTCGCCCAGGCGTGCCGTCTGCGCCCGCAGGCCTTCGGCAGCAGCGGCCGATTGCTCCACCAGCGCCGAGTTCTGCTGTGTCATGCGGTCGAGCTCCTTCACCGAATCACCGACCTGCGAAATCTCGCCGTCCTGCTGCGCCGAGCTGGAGCGAATTTCGGCGATGGCGCCGGTCACGCGTCCCACGCTTTCCACGATGCGCTGCATGCCGGTACCGGCGTTGCGCACCAGCGCCGAACCGGTGTCGACCTGCTCGATGGACGACGCGATCAGTCCACGGATCTCCTTGGCGGCGGCCGCCGAGCGCTGGGCCAGCGACCGCACCTCGGCCGCCACCACCGCGAAGCCGCGTCCCTGCTCGCCCGCACGCGCGGCTTCCACCGCCGCGTTGAGCGCCAGGATGTTGGTCTGAAACGCCAGCCCGTCGATGACGCCGGTGATGTCACCGATGCGGCGGGAGGCAGCCGAAATACCGTCCATGGTCGACACCACCTTCGACACCGCGGTGCCGCCTTCGGCCGCCGCTTCCGAGGCGGTGGCGGCCAGTGCGGTCGCCCGCTCGGCCGCTTCGGCGGACTGGTGCACAGCGGCGGCCAGCGCTTCGAGCAGGGCCGCAGCGCTCTGCAGATTGCTGGCGGTGTCCTCTGTGCGGCGCGACAGGTCCTGGTTGCCTGCCGCGATCTCGCTGGCCGACAGGCGAATCGAGTCGGACGCCTCGCGGATGCCGCCGACGATCTCGCGCAGCCGCGCCTGCATCTGGCCGACCGACTGCAGCATGCGGCCGACCTCGTCGCGCCGGTCGGACACCGTCACCGACGACAGATCACCGCCAGCGATGTTCTCCGCCGCCCGCACCGCGTCGCCCAGCGGCCGGGTGATGGAGCGCGTGGTCCGCACCGCGATGACGATGCTCGCCAGCACGGCGG
The nucleotide sequence above comes from Xylophilus sp. GOD-11R. Encoded proteins:
- a CDS encoding TonB-dependent siderophore receptor — translated: MAVSYSFPSFVPTPLARAAMAALALSATGALAQQAQPAGNTLSTVTVESSRTAPQADVTGFGDIPLREVPVSATIVGQDQIQASGARRLADLTRFDSSVTDAYDSPGYWDFVSVRGFVLDNRFNYRREGLPISAETSVPLDNKERVEILKGTSGIQAGTSAPGGLVNYVVKRPTEKDIRDVRVEATSRSSLLGAVDLSSRFGEDRQFGLRLNVAQERLRPQTRNLDGDRSLASLAADWRIDRDSLLEAEVEWSRKSQPSQQAFSLLGNSLPAPVNPRLNLNNQPWSQPSVFEGLTGTLRYSRAISGDWRWSAQVGQQRLKSQDRLAYAFGCGAEGNYDRFCSDGTYDMYDFRSENERRLQQAANLGLQGRLMTGTVRHDLSIGLTASRVRNRFQDQAYNYVGTGNVDGSAVNPADPTLTDANTNRDEHSLELSVQDAMRWTPRFSTWAGVRQTRLSRDSVRTDGSRPTGYTQNVTTPWLAASYAVLPGALAYTSFGQGVESQVVPNRTQYTNAGEALPVLKSRQWELGLKGGERNWSWQTAYFQITRPVSNLDACANLGITPCTGANDGEAVHKGFEANSQWSDGPWRLAGGVTLIHAERQGSVQDPTLNGNRPVNVPKQVVRAQAGWKVPGLEGLELNGGLSFEGRRAVTADNSIELPSWTRLDAGLRWDQRTGSGTLVTWTANVDNLTDHRYWRESPTQFGHIYLFPGAARTFRVGMRASF
- a CDS encoding methyl-accepting chemotaxis protein; protein product: MIRSSSLGVRLGSGYALVCLLLLSVVALVSWQQMRLQSAMQSIVEVDNRNTRTATQMLQQLGDVSVGVRNMALLQTLPELDAEMVRINGALKSYDTLGKSLADQLARQEGENGAEVQQLRKIQASQIGAVPLVLEAAKLGMDGAAPEATQLITEKVRPRVEEWNRQVIALIGMQQQRGEDAYAEARAAHRQGLTALVVCALAAVLASIVIAVRTTRSITRPLGDAVRAAENIAGGDLSSVTVSDRRDEVGRMLQSVGQMQARLREIVGGIREASDSIRLSASEIAAGNQDLSRRTEDTASNLQSAAALLEALAAAVHQSAEAAERATALAATASEAAAEGGTAVSKVVSTMDGISAASRRIGDITGVIDGLAFQTNILALNAAVEAARAGEQGRGFAVVAAEVRSLAQRSAAAAKEIRGLIASSIEQVDTGSALVRNAGTGMQRIVESVGRVTGAIAEIRSSSAQQDGEISQVGDSVKELDRMTQQNSALVEQSAAAAEGLRAQTARLGELIDHFRRDGESPAPPARDRRELLALEADRS